The Virgibacillus sp. SK37 region CCACGTCCAATTGGTACAAGTGCGTCAATTGCTTTAATACCTGTTTGCAATGGCTCATCAACGGATTTACGATCCATTACGCCTGGAGCAGGTCCTTCAATTGGGCGTGTTTTCGATGTTTCAATTGGCCCTTTCCCATCGATTGGCTGTCCAAGTGGGTTAACAACACGTCCTAGCAATTCCTCACCAACTGGTACTTGCATAATACGTCCTGTACGACGAACTTCATCGCCTTCTTTAATGTCTGTATATGGGCCAAGAATAACGATACCAACGTTACTCTCTTCCAGGTTCTGTGCCATACCCATTACACCATTGGAAAATTCAACAAGCTCTCCAGCCATAACGTTGTCAAGACCGTGAGCACGTGCGATACCGTCACCAATTTCAATAACTGTTCCGACATCACTTACTTCAATATCTGAATCAAAGTTTTCAATTTGTTCCTTTATCAGCTTACTAATTTCTTCAGCTTTGATGCTCATACCATTTCACCCCTATCATCATTTGTTTGCAGTAACAATTTCCCGCTCGATTCTTTTTAGTTTTCCACTAACGGAACCATCATAAATAGTGTTACCCATACGAATTTTCATCCCACCGATAAGGGAAGAATCAACCACATTTTCAAGCTGGATCTCTTGCTTATTAAATCGCTTAGCAAAAGAAACTTCCAGTTCTTTGCGCTCCGCATCTGATAGTTCACGAACCGAGTATACAGTTGCTGCTGCACTTCCTTTTGCATCATTCACTAATTGGATAAAATGATCAATAATGGATGAAGTGATCTCAATTCGATGACGTTCTACAAGTATCTTTAATGTATTAACGACATCCGTATGAAGACCTTGAAACACTTCTGCAAGGAATTGTTTCTTTTTCTCATTATTAACACGAGGATGCTTCAGGAATGTATATAACGCTTCATTTGTTTCAAATACTTCTTTTACTACAAGCAGATCTTCTCCAAACTGCTTTATTGTAGTCTTTTCATTTCCGATTTGGAAAAGAGCATCTGCATATCGTTTGGCAACTACTGCTTCACTCATAGCTCTTCTCCTACCTCTTTAATATAATCATTGATCAGTTTCTCTTGATCCTGTGCACTAATCTCTTTCTCAATTACCTTGCTGGCAATAAGAACAGATAGTGATGCAACTTTATCCTGTAAAGCCTGTAATGCTTTTTCTTTTTCATTCTGTATATCAGCTTGTGCTGCCTTTTTAATACGATCAGCCTCAGCCCGTGCAGCTTGAATAATTTCTTCTTCCTGACGAGTTCCGGCATTTTTCGCATCTTCAATCATTTTTTGTGCTTCTTGCTTTGTTTGCTTCAATTGCTCCATTGCTTCCTTAGATGCTTTTTCCGCATCTGCACGGCTTTTTTCAGCTGTTTCAATTTCGGATGCCACGTAATCTTCACGCTTTTTCATCATGTCCATTACTGGACCC contains the following coding sequences:
- a CDS encoding F0F1 ATP synthase subunit delta, with amino-acid sequence MSEAVVAKRYADALFQIGNEKTTIKQFGEDLLVVKEVFETNEALYTFLKHPRVNNEKKKQFLAEVFQGLHTDVVNTLKILVERHRIEITSSIIDHFIQLVNDAKGSAAATVYSVRELSDAERKELEVSFAKRFNKQEIQLENVVDSSLIGGMKIRMGNTIYDGSVSGKLKRIEREIVTANK
- the atpF gene encoding F0F1 ATP synthase subunit B, whose protein sequence is MQAFTEYSTIYAALGGFHVGDMLMQLFFFIVLLLLVRKFAWGPVMDMMKKREDYVASEIETAEKSRADAEKASKEAMEQLKQTKQEAQKMIEDAKNAGTRQEEEIIQAARAEADRIKKAAQADIQNEKEKALQALQDKVASLSVLIASKVIEKEISAQDQEKLINDYIKEVGEEL